A genome region from Oncorhynchus masou masou isolate Uvic2021 chromosome 14, UVic_Omas_1.1, whole genome shotgun sequence includes the following:
- the LOC135554085 gene encoding integrator complex subunit 1-like isoform X2 → MMNRPKPTTIRRPNAAKPSGHPPPGDFIALGSKSGGESKAPAVLLKPASTLPTDRKRETSSSLPSSSGLSSLVKRPKISSTPPVSALGRLADVAAVDKRAISPSIKEPSVVPIEVPPAVLLDEIENAEQDGNDGRIEGVLCGAVKQLKMNRAKPDITLYLSLMFLAKIKPNLFATEGIIEALCSLLRRDASINFKAKGNSLVSVLACNLLMAAYEEDENWPEIFVKVYIEDSLGERIWVDSSHCKNFVDNIQTAFSTKMPPKSMLLQLQTDTGRSSGDISAGSSPHPSTPDEDDSQTELLIAEEKLSPEDDGQVMPRYEELSESVEDYVLDVLKDQLNRRQPMDNVSRNLLRLLTATCGYKEVRLMAVQRLEMWLQNPKLTRPAQDLLMSLCMNCNSHGADDMEVISNLIKIRLKPKVILNHYMLCVRELLNAHKDNLGTMVKLVIFNELSNARNPNNMQVLHTLLQHSPEQAPKFLAMVFQDLLTNKDDYLRASRALLREIIKQTKHEINFQSFCLGLMQERKEATYVDMEFKERFVIQVTDLLTCSMMLGITAQVKEAGVAWDKGEKKNLDGLRSFQNNIAAIQRDAVWWLHTVVPTIAKVPSKDYIHCLHKVLFTEQPETYYKWDNWPPESDRNFFLRLCSEVPLLEDTLMRILVIGLSRDLPLGPADAMELADHLVKRAAGVQSDGTTSATAMDLDVLRVERIQLIDAVLNLCTYHHPENIQLPAGYTPPNLAIATLYWKAWLLLLVVAAFNPQQIGLAAWDGYPTLKMLMEMVMTNNYSYPPCTVADEETKTEMINRELQVSQREKQEILAFESHLAAASTKQTITESNSLLLSQLTSLDPQGPPRKPPPAVQEQVKSLNHSLRLGHLLCRSRNPDFLLNIIQRQASSQSMPWLADLVQSSEGSLDVLPVQCLCEFLLHDAADDNLPIEDDEEGESKEQRAKKRQRQQKQRQLLGRLQDLLLGPKADEQTTCEVLDYFLRRLSSSQVASRVLAMKGLSLVLTEGGLKDGEERDQPMEEDSRDAELLPGYQWLLQDLPKLPLFDSVRGMTSTALQQAIHMETDPQTISAYLIYLSQHAPVEEQASHNDLALDVARLIVERSTIMNSLFSKYSCRPESDAVLSALISIFSSYIRRMRKTKEGEDLYSWSESQDQVFLRWTTGETATMHILVVHAMVILLTLGPPKEESDFFNLLDIWFPDKKPLPTAFLVDTSEEALLLPDWLKLRMIRSEVARLVDAALQDLEPQQLLLFVQSFGIPVSSMSKLLQYLDQAVSHDSQTLEQNIMDKNYMAHLVEVQHERGATGGHTFHGLLSSSLPPRRDSTELNRAKVTVETPSGSLKMRANQIPVIGPEDDLTGMLLQMFPLKVDLRRPSPPPRPLSLAMQQALAQELVRARQGGHPQQGGVAVRLLQALAALLSSAHAGALVMAMNRSHALSCPMLRQLHLYQRLVSQDMAFSSLFFKAVMEMMTWLENPAVEAGPLRALLKSFAGQYSQKHRLADVRTGFLHLAEALAYRRDSEVAVRAIIATLKAGERCNAEPELIGKVLQGLVEGKSPYLEELLALLMTIGTETGAGSTTAGPVAMVIALLLQETDERAVKMEVDTNNSSEVTKTGSSSGLLVDWLGLLDPEVTSVCPDLQRKLLFALNKGKGTPSYRPYLLALLTHQSNWTTLHQCISALLSKQQDQRLDPSSALDFLWACSHIPRIWQGRDQKTPQKQTDTFVLRLNPEELISLVDLIMSESELNSRGDSSPPANTPDKAKSTLDQTSCSLIQSRLPLLHSCCHGDLERVKKVSEYLINCTKKWGDSVMSKRCQNLLLQLYLHFPEVIQHVTLPDATLSSEGAADGTTCKHDVLVHRLVTLLGDTGDTKLAENRMSDANLACRKLAVSHPVLLLRHLPMIGALLHGRIHLNFQEFRSQNHLTFFSNVLAILELLQPLVFHSEHQRALQDCLLSFMKILQNLRRPRMHPLAFFSKYVQFIQKYITHDAASAIPYLQKHSDILQGLSSEHPDLLLKSLLAGLTLPVKTGSSDSSAEDRDDESSSGSLPMVSISASVPLTAADMTKYLKKVSRGEAIEDVLEVLTEVEDKSKRNPEIIQYFTNDLRRLMTSTEELCRNMAFSLALRCIQNNPCTAADFLPTFMYCMGSGNFDVVQTALRNLPEYVLLCQEHADILLHKAFLVGIYGQIDTSSMISESMKVLHMEATT, encoded by the exons ATGATGAATCGTCCCAAGCCCACAACGATTAGGCGGCCTAATGCTGCGAAACCCTCCG GTCACCCTCCTCCAGGAGATTTCATAGCATTGGGGTCAAAGAGTGGCGGAGAGTCCAAAGCACCTGCAGTTCTCCTTAAACCAGCGTCCACCTTACCCACTGACCGTAAACGAGAGACCTCCTCATcacttccatcctcctctggcctgtcCAGCCTAGTGAAGCGCCCCAAGATCTCCTCTACCCCTCCGGTCAGCGCTCTAGGACGATTGGCTGATGTGGCAGCAGTGGACAAAAGGGCTATATCGCCTTCGATCAAGGAGCCCTCAGTGGTGCCCATAGAAG TTCCCCCAGCAGTGCTCCTGGATGAGATTGAGAATGCAGAGCAGGATGGAAATGATGGTCGCATTGAAGGGGTGCTCTGTGGAGCTGTCAAACAGCTGAAGATGAACCGGGCCAAACCTGACATAACGCTATACCTCAGCCTCATGTTCCTGGCCAAGATTAAGCCCAATCTCTTCGCCACTGAAGGCATTATTGAG GCCTTGTGCAGTCTCCTTCGCCGGGATGCCTCCATCAACTTCAAAGCAAAGGGCAACAGTCTGGTGTCTGTGCTAGCCTGCAACCTGCTGATGGCAGCCTATGAGGAGGATGAGAACTGGCCAGAGATCTTTGTCAAA GTGTACATTGAGGACTCTTTGGGGGAGCGAATTTGGGTAGACAGTTCCCATTGTAAGAATTTTGTGGACAATATCCAGACTGCCTTCAGTACCAAAATGCCCCCAAAGAGTATGCTGCTGCAGTTGCAGACTGACACTGGCCGCTCTAGTGGAGATATCAGTGCAg GGAGCAGTCCTCACCCCTCCACCCCAGATGAGGATGACAGCCAGACCGAATTGCTGATTGCTGAGGAGAAACTTAGCCCTGAAGATGATGGACAAGTTATGCCAAG GTACGAGGAGCTGTCTGAGAGTGTGGAGGACTATGTTCTAGATGTCCTGAAGGACCAGTTGAACCGCAGGCAGCCCATGGACAATGTGTCCCGTAACCTGCTGCGTCTGCTCACTGCCACCTGTGGCTACAAGGAAGTGCGGCTTATGGCTGTGCAGAGGCTGGAGATGTGGCTGCAGAATccaaag CTGACCCGTCCAGCTCAGGACCTTCTCATGTCTCTCTGTATGAACTGCAACTCCCATGGAGCGGACGACATGGAGGTGATCTCCAACCTCATCAAGATCCGCCTGAAACCTAAAGTCATCCTCAATCACTACATGCTCTGTGTCAG GGAGCTACTGAATGCACACAAAGACAACCTGGGAACCATGGTGAAGCTGGTGATCTTCAACGAGCTGTCCAATGCCAGGAACCCCAACAACATGCAAGTCCTTCACACACTGCTCCAGCACAGCCCAGAGCAGGCCCCTAAG TTCCTGGCCATGGTGTTCCAGGACCTGCTGACCAATAAGGATGATTACCTGCGTGCCTCTCGAGCCTTGCTGAGAGAGATCATCAAACAGACCAAGCACGAGATCAACTTCCAGTCCTTCTGCCTGGGTCTGATGCAGGAAAGGAAGGAGGCCACCTACGTCGACATGGAGTTCAAA GAACGCTTTGTGATCCAGGTGACAGACCTGCTCACGTGCTCCATGATGCTGGGCATCACAGCTCAGGTCAAGGAGGCTGGCGTTGCGTGGGacaaaggagagaagaaga ATCTGGATGGTCTGAGATCCTTTCAGAATAATATCGCTGCCATTCAGAGGGATGCTGTGTGGTGGCTTCACACTGTTGTTCCCACTATTGCCAAAGTGCCATCCAAGGACTATATACACTG TCTTCACAAGGTGCTTTTCACAGAGCAACCAGAGACCTACTACAAGTGGGATAACTGGCCCCCTGAGAGCGACAGAAA TTTCTTCCTGCGGCTGTGCTCTGAAGTGCCTCTGCTGGAGGACACTCTGATGCGCATCCTAGTCATCGGACTGTCCCGTGACCTGCCTCTGGGCCCGGCCGACGCCATGGAGCTGGCGGACCACCTGGTGAAGAGGGCAGCCGGGGTCCAGTCCGATGGTACAACATCTGCAACAGCAATGG ATCTAGATGTTTTGAGAGTGGAGCGGATCCAACTGATTGACGCAGTGCTGAACCTGTGCACTTACCACCACCCAGAGAACATTCAGCTGCCTGCGGG CTATACTCCTCCGAACCTGGCGATAGCCACACTCTACTGGAAAGCGTGGCTCCTGCTACTTGTGGTGGCCGCTTTCAATCCACAGCAAATAG GCTTAGCTGCCTGGGACGGCTATCCCACACTGAAAATGCTCATGGAGATGGTTATGACAAA TAACTACTCCTATCCTCCATGTACGGTGGCCGACGAGGAGACCAAGACCGAGATGATCAACAGGGAGCTGCAGGTGTcccagagagagaagcaggagaTCCTGGCCTTCGAGAGCCACCTGGCGGCTGCCTCCACCAAGCAGACCATCACAGAAAGCAACAGCCTGCTGCTGTCCCAGCTCACCAGTCTGGACCCACA GGGCCCCCCTCGCAAACCCCCACCCGCAGTCCAGGAGCAGGTGAAGAGTCTTAACCACTCCCTTCGCCTGGGTCACCTCCTCTGTCGCTCTCGCAACCCTGACTTCCTGCTCAACATCATCCAGAGACAG GCCTCCTCTCAGTCAATGCCCTGGCTGGCTGACCTGGTGCAGTCCAGTGAGGGGTCCTTGGATGTGCTGCCCGTGCAGTGCCTGTGTGAATTCTTGCTTCACGATGCTGCAGATGACAACTTGCCCATCGAGGATGACGAGGAAGGAGAGAGCAAAGAGCAGAGAGCCAAGAAAAGACAA AGGCAACAAAAGCAGAGGCAGCTCCTTGGACGGCTGCAGGATCTGCTGTTGGGTCCTAAAGCTGACGAACAGACCACGTGTGAGGTGTTGGACTACTTTCTGCGCCGCCTCAGCTCTTCTCAAGTGGCGTCAAGAGTCCTGGCTATGAAG GGTCTGTCTCTGGTGCTGACTGAGGGGGGTCtgaaggatggagaggagagggaccagcCCATGGAGGAGGACTCCAGAGATGCTGAGCTCCTGCCAGGGTACCAGTGGCTCCTGCAGGACCTCCCCAAGCTTCCCCTGTTCGATAGCGTCCGGGGCATGACCTCCACCGCTCTGCAGCAG GCCATCCACATGGAGACAGACCCACAGACCATCAGCGCCTACCTCATCTACCTGTCCCAGCATGCACCAGTGGAGGAGCAGGCATCTCACAATGACCTCGCTCTG GATGTGGCCCGTCTGATTGTCGAGCGCTCCACCATCATGAACAGCCTGTTCTCCAAGTACTCCTGCCGGCCCGAGTCAGACGCCGTGCTCTCAGCCCTCATCTCCATCTTCTCCAGCTACAtcaggaggatgaggaagaccAAAGAGGGAGAGGACCTCTACAGCTGG TCAGAATCTCAGGACCAGGTGTTTCTGCGTTGGACCACAGGGGAGACGGCCACCATGCACATTCTGGTGGTCCATGCCATGGTCATTCTCCTGACGCTCGGGCCACCCAAAG AGGAGAGTGACTTCTTCAACCTCCTGGACATCTGGTTCCCCGACAAGAAACCCCTCCCCACCGCCTTCCTGGTGGACACCTCCGAGGAGGCCCTGCTGCTACCTGATTGGTTGAAGCTGAGGATGATCCGGTCAGAGGTCGCACGATTGGTGGATGCAG CGCTACAGGATCTGGAGCCCCAGCAGCTGCTGCTGTTTGTCCAGTCGTTTGGCATCCCTGTGTCCAGTATGAGTAAACTGCTGCAGTACCTGGACCAGGCTGTATCCCACGACTCACAGACACTGGAACAGAACATCATGGACAAGA ACTACATGGCTCATCTGGTGGAGGTGCAGCATGAGCGAGGCGCCACAGGGGGGCACACTTTCCACGGGTTgctcagctcctctctccctcctcgcaGAG ATAGTACTGAGCTGAACAGAGCCAAAGTTACCGTGGAAACTCCTAGTGGCTCCTTGAAGATGAGAGCCAATCAGATCCCAGTGATTGGGCCTGAGGATGACCTCACTGGCATGTTGCTTCAG ATGTTCCCTCTGAAGGTGGACCTCCGCAGGCCCAGCCCCCCTCCACGGCCCCTCTCCCTGGCCATGCAGCAGGCTCTGGCACAAGAGCTGGTGCGTGCCAGACAGGGGGGGCACCCCCAGCAGGGTGGGGTGGCAGTGCGTCTCCTACAGGCCCTGGCTGCCCTGCTCAGCTCTGCCCATGCCGGGGCCCTTGTCATGGCCATGAACCGCAGCCACGCCCTGTCCTGCCCCATGCTGCGCCAGCTACACCTCTACCAG CGGCTGGTGTCGCAGGACAtggccttctcctctctcttcttcaagGCTGTCATGGAGATGATGACATGGTTGGAGAACCCGGCCGTGGAGGCGGGGCCCCTGCGGGCCCTGCTCAAGTCCTTTGCTGGACAGTATTCCCAGAAGCACCGGCTCGCTGACG TTCGTACAGGCTTCCTCCACCTGGCTGAGGCCCTGGCTTATCGGAGGGACTCCGAGGTGGCCGTGAGGGCCATAATCGCCACACTGAAGGCAGGGGAGAGATGTAACGCGGAGCCGGAACTGATAGGCAAAG TGTTACAGGGGCTAGTGGAGGGGAAGTCTCCATATTTGGAGGAACTGCTGGCCTTGCTAATGACTATTGGAACAGAGACGGGGGCCGGCTCTACCACCGCAGGCCCTGTTGCCATGGTGATAGCGCTACTTCTCCAGGAGACTGACGAGCGAGCAGTGAAAATGGAGGTGGATACAAACAA CAGCTCCGAGGTGACAAAGACTGGGTCCAGCTCAGGGCTGCTTGTTGATTGGCTGGGACTTCTTGACCCTGAGGTCACATCTGTGTGCCCAGACCTTCAGCGGAAGCTGCTCTTTGCTCTCAACAAG GGTAAAGGAACTCCCTCCTACAGACCATACCTTCTGGCATTGCTGACCCATCAGTCCAACTGGACAACTCTTCATCAGTGCATCAGTGCTCTTCTCAGCAAGCAGCAAGACCAGCG ACTGGACCCATCTTCTGCTCTGGACTTCCTGTGGGCCTGCAGTCACATCCCTCGTATCTGGCAGGGCCGGGACCAGAAGACCCCACAA aaacAGACAGATACGTTTGTCCTGCGTTTGAACCCGGAGGAGCTTATCAGTCTGGTGGACCTCATCATGTCAGAGTCTGAGCTCAACAGCCGCGGCGACTCCTCACCCCCTGCCAACACCCCCGACAAGGCCAAGAGCACCCTGGACCAAACCTCCTGCTCCCTCATCCAGTCACGGCTGCCCCTGCTCCACAGCTGTTGCCATGGCGACCTGGAGAGAGTGAAGAAAGTCTCAGAATACCTCATCAACTGCACAAAGAAATGGGGAGACAG TGTGATGAGTAAGCGGTGCCAGAACCTCCTGCTCCAGCTCTACCTGCACTTCCCAGAGGTCATCCAGCACGTGACCTTACCTGACGCCACCCTGAGCAGCGAGGGGGCTGCCGACGGCACCACATGCAAG caCGACGTCCTGGTTCACCGTCTGGTCACGTTGCTAGGCGATACGGGAGACACAAAGTTGGCTGAGAACCGGATGTCAGACGCTAACCTGGCCTGCAGGAAGCTGGCTGTGTCCCACCCGGTCCTCCTCCTCAG GCACTTGCCGATGATCGGAGCGCTTCTCCACGGACGCATCCACCTCAACTTCCAGGAGTTCCGGAGCCAGAACCACCTGACATTCTTCAGCAACGTGCTAGCCATCCTGGAGCTGCTGCAGCCGTTAGTTTTCCACAGTGAACACCAGAGGGCGCTGCAGGACTGCCTGCTCTCCTTCATGAAGATCTTGCAG AACCTCAGGAGACCTCGTATGCATCCGTTGGCCTTCTTCAGTAAATATGTGCAGTTCATTCAGAAGTATATTACCCACGATGCAGCGTCAGCCATTCCCTATCTCCAGAAGCATTCTGATATCCTACA GGGGCTCTCGTCAGAGCACCCTGACCTGCTGCTTAAGTCCCTGTTGGCTGGCCTCACCCTGCCTGTGAAGACGGGCTCCTCTGACAGCTCTGCTGAGGACAGAGATG ATGAGTCGTCCTCTGGTTCCCTGCCCATGGTCAGTATCTCGGCCTCCGTTCCACTGACTGCAGCTGACATGACCAAGTACCTGAAGAAGGTCTCCAGGGGAGAAGCCATCGAAG ATGTGCTGGAAGTTCTGACCGAGGTGGAGGACAAGTCCAAGAGGAATCCTGAGATCATCCAGTACTTCACT AATGACCTGCGGAGACTGATGACTTCTACTGAGGAGTTGTGCCGTAACATGGCCTTCAGCCTGGCCCTGCGCTGCATTCAGAACAACCCGTG TACTGCAGCAGACTTCCTGCCCACCTTCATGTACTGTATGGGCAGCGGGAACTTTGACGTGGTGCAGACAGCGCTTAGGAACCTGCCAGAATATGTGCTGCTCTGTCAAG AGCATGCAGACATCTTACTCCACAAGGCCTTCTTGGTGGGGATCTATGGGCAGATTGACACCAGCTCTATGATCTCTGAGTCCATGAAGGTCCTGCACATGGAGGCAACAACATGA